atcccacaagctgcatgacacggccaaaaaaaaaaaaaaaaaagattctttggaGGCCAGTGGTGCTGAGAGAGAGCATTGGTGGATACAAGAGCCAGGGGGTGAGGCCAACATTAGGCGTGGGGCGCTGCTGGTCACTGTGGGCTCAACAGAGTGGGGAGCAGCCTCTGATAAATGTCTTCCCTAGGCACACTCTTTATCCCCTTTGCTGTTCTTTTTGGCTAGTGGCTTCTAGGGGAGGCCAGGACAGTGTGTCCCCCTCACTGAGACACTTTTGTCTAAGCTCCCTGCCCCAAGTTCCAGCCACTCTGCCCCAGCACTGATGAGcacacctttccttctctcccccgccccccaacctaTTTCCCCTTCTGCAGCTGGGAGTTTTCATTTCTCACTGCCCTCTCCCTGACCCACATGATTGGGGGAGATGCTGATGGGGACTCTGGCCTCTTGAGTTCCCTTTATCACAGCTTCCTCTCCCCCTGAGGAGAAAGCTGCAACCCTGCCCTCCCGATGGTCTTGGTGCCTAGTGGAGGGaatctatttttttattcatacattcattcaacaaatatttattgagtgcttactatatgccaggcaccttTCTAGGGCCAATGAACCAAATAAGTGTAAAATCTTGTCCTCGTGGACAATCTAattgggggagacagacaataaaaataaacaagtatatTAAAGGTGGTAGGTGCCTATGGAGAACAAAATAAGGAAGGAGATAGGAAGGGCTGCCCAGACTGCATATTTAAATAGGGTGCTTAGGGAGGCTTCTCTGCGaaagtgatatttgagcaaagatttCAAGGAGGTGAGGAAACAAGCCACGTGGCTATATTGGAGGGGatcatttcaggcagagggaacagcaaacgCAAAGTCCTAAGGTGAGGATGTGTCTGGATGTCTGAGTATGGATGTCTGTCCACTCTCCAGGGGAGCTCCTGGTTAGAATTAGGTCCCCTGTGTACCTACATGAAGAAAATACACTGGCCAGAAAgcttgtctctgtgtgtgtgtgtgtgtgtgtgtgtgtgtgtgtgtgtgtgtgggcctGGATGTCTTCTGTTTGCCCCTCCATTTTCCCTCTCCCACTCTGTTCTCTGCCCCAGGAGACTAACCTGTACAGACTATATCAAGGGCACCTCTGGTTTCTAGCTGTCTTGGCTGATGGGGAGCGTGGCAGGAGAACAACAGGAGGGAGCACATTAAGTTAAGGGTATTCATTCCTCCGACTCCCTTCCCACAAGGTCACCTCAGGCTGGCTGACACCTCCATCTATGGGCAATGCTCCTCTCCAGTCAACCTGCTCTACGTGATGCTGTCCTTTTCCAGATTTCAGAAGCCCAGGGAATAACTTTCAGGTGGTCtgtgaatttggaaaagaaaaagtacatccTCTTCTCACGTCCAACATTACACGTGTTGCCTTGTCAAAGACCACTTCACAGTTTAAAGTTCTTACTCAAGCCAACAACATCTTTTGCACTGATATCTTTTTTAAAGTCTAACTTCAACttgcctgtatttctttttttaatatttatttacttatttggctatgccgggtcttagttgtggcgtgcgggatctttcattgtggcatgtggggtctagttccctgaccagggatggaacccgggccccctgcactgggagcgtggagtcttacccactggaccaccagggaagtcccaacttgcCTCTCTTTTAAATCTCTTGTCTTTTAATGTGGTAATAAGTACATGTTTTTTTCTAtcccaatattttattaatattttgataactggAACTCAATGTAattgttttactttgttatatattttttattttacactttacCAGAATGCTGAAGAGATCTGTGGCACAAAATGAGTAAAAACCACTGCTGTAATCTCTCCTCCCCTCATCCCTTTGGGCCGGGGTTGCAATATGCCTTGTGATTCCCCTATACCTGACCCGCACCTTGGTAAATAAACTATCTCTGGgcacttctctggtggtccagtagctaagactctgcgctcccaatgcagggttccatccctggtcagggaactagatcccacatgctgcaactaagagttagcatgccacaactaaagatcccgcatgccgcagctaaaaaaagatcctgtgtgctgcaactaaagatcccgcatgcttcaactaagacccagcccaggcaaattaaaaaaacaaaacaaaactatttccTCAAATGAACCAAATTTGAGAACCTGAATGATacagtgtatatgtgtgtatggggGCAGTGTGGGGGGCTGGGAAGAAACGGATCTCTGCTCTAGCTCTAGTTCTTATTGTAAATGAACAAAAGGGCATCCTGGTGTATGCACCAGACTCAGGGGCTTGGTTAACAAGAGGCTTTCCGGGAGGCAGGAAAACAAGTTAGGATTCTGAGTCTACGAGGTACAGCTCTGGAGAACCGTAACAGAGTCACCAACATCGCTTTTGCcaaagccttttcttttctaaaatgccTCCTTGTAGGGCTTTGAGGGGAATGTGGCAACagtttatttctaaatttccCCTCTTGACTCCTGTAAAGAGATTGgaaacacacacgcacgcacgcacgcgcgcgcTACATTTTCAGTGAAGCTAGGAGATACAGAGTACCTACAAACTCCGATTTATGTGTCCGTGTGACCAAATTCCCCGCTGAGCAGGCATTCCCCAAGAGTgcctctgagaaaaaaaaaaaaaaaaaaagcaaatattcctTCCTGGGAGGAAAGGCCTCACCCCTGGAGGGAAAAGCTGAGGGCAGTGCTAACTGAACAGATTCAAATACCCGTAAAGGTGGAGAGAGAATGTTTTAAAGCAGCCAAAGGGACCCAGATGTGGCAGCAAAATTCTCCTAATATTAAGTGCACCACCTTAGGTGCACTTGGGAGGTGGCAGCCTGTGAGGTTTCCTGTGAAATAAAGAAGCCTAAGGTTGGGAGTAAATGCTTACTTAACTGGGAGAGGTTCTCAGAGGCCAAGGAGGTAGTGGCTACACAGAGGTGCcaaatttaaggaaataatccatTGTGATGGCAAAAGAGGAGGAGTCCTTGTACTTGTAAGTCTGGAAAGCCATTCTGACCCCCCACCAAACGTCCTCCTGTTAATAGTTTAGAAAAATCTATCTCATTTAAATATGagtgggacttccccagtggtgcagtggataggactctgcgctcccaatgcagggggccggattcgatccctggtcagggaactagatcccacatgcatactgcaactaagagtttgcatgccacaactaaggagcccacgagccgcaactgaGCCCGCCTGCCGTACCTAaggagctcacgtgcctcaactaagacctggtgcaaccaaataaataaatactaaaaaaaacccaaactgataagctttaaaaaaaaaaaagagtaacaaaaagaaatgaccaggaatcccctggtggcgcagtggttaagaatccacctgccgatgcaggggacacgggtttgtgccctggtctgggaagatcccacatgccgcggagcggctgggcccgtgagccatggctgctgagcctgcgcgtccggagcctgtgctccacaacgggagaggccacaacggtgagaggcccgcgtaccccccaaaaataataataataaaataaaaaataaatatggtgaGACAATAAATAGAGCTGTGGACAGAGATATATGAGAGATAAGGAGAGAGGTAAGGGAAAAAGAGATCAGGGAAGATGAAGATAGGATGTCTAGCACGTGGAAGGCACTCAGTAAAGGCATAGTTGAATAGATGGATGAGCCCTGATGCTCAGATAGGGAGACGTGGAATGAATATTGAGAAGAAACCCACTGTCCATCGGAGAAGCAATTGTCCTAGTTTCATCCTGAGATGATGAGGGCCTTAACTAGCAGTGAGaatcaaaaggcagaggaagataCTTATATATCTCAGAGGCAGAATGGATGGCACTTGGGGTTTTTGGATGGGAGAATGGAGGGAGAAGGCAGAATAGGATAAGTCCCAGGATTTTGCTTTGAGTGACTGGGTAGATTGTTTCCATTCACTGGCGTGGGAAATATAGAAGGCTGACCCAGTTTGGGTAGACACTGATGATTTTGAAATGCCTGTGGTACATTCTGGGGAAGATGTCTAGAGGGAGGTTAGATAATCTGGACTCAGATCTCAGAAAGAGGCCTGAGGTAAAGGTACAAATTGAGATGGAGATATAGACTGGGGACTCGACAGAGACTAGCAGTAGTTAAAACTGTGGCtatggatttccctggtggtgcagtggttaagaatccatctgccaatgcaggggacatgggttcgagccctggtccgggatgatcccacatgctgtggagcaaataagcccgtgtgccacaactactgagcctgcgctctagagcctgcgagtcacaactactgagcccgcgtgccacagctactgaaacctgcTCACatagagctggtgctccgcaacaagagaggccacctcaatgaagagtagcccccgctcaccgcaactagtgaaagcccgcacagcaacgaagacccaacgcggcccaaaatacatacatacatatatacataaatgtatttatttaaaaaaaaatgtggctatGACAGAATTGCCTAGGTAAGCCCATAATAGATGCTCAGTTGAATGAAGGTAAGAGAAACATCCCAAAAGTCTTCCAACAGGAGAATGGTGTGAAAGCACATGTGGAGGGTACAGGAGTTGGGAGGGACTCAGGTCTGATTGCTTTTATGTCCCTGTGAAAGAAGaggtaaaatggagaaaagatccAAGGTATAGGTCATGTAGAGTCAAGATGATGGATGGAGTGGACAAGGTGAAGGAACTGTGAAATTAGTGCATagaaaagtaatttgaaaattGTGTGCAAGAATGTTCATAGGAGATGTACTCATAACATCAAACCAATAGAAATAATCCAATTGTACATcatcaggtgaatggataaacaaactgtggtacatccatataatggaataccactcagcaacaaaaaggaacaagCCTCTGATACCTGGaacaacatagatgaatttcACAGACATTATGCAGAACGAAGGAAGCCAGATACAGTAGTGTgtgctatatgattccatttgtatgaagttcaagaacagattAAACTAATCTATAGGGGTATAAATCAGTAGTtgctcctgggaggggaaggggattGACCAAAGAGGGGCGTAGGAGAGTTTCCTGGGGTGGTGGAAGTGATTTGTATCTCAATTGCAGTGCTGTCTGTGTACATGGGTGTGTATATTTGCCAGAGGTCATCAAACAGTACACTTAAGATCTATGtactttactatatatatatatatatatatttacatctgTATATAATGTCATATACGTGGACATTAAATCTTCCAGAGAGATGGCAGAGATTGAAATAGAGAGGCAGCTGGAGAGCCGGGCGTCTGCTCTTGGTGAATGTGAAGGAGTTGGACAGTGACAGCAAGAAGGAGAGGCCAAAGGAGGTGGGGTGAACCTCAGAGAAGTCATGGTCAGAGGTTGAAAGTATATCCTGAGAACCATTAAttagttgaaaaatatttataaggacTCAGCTGGAGGAGAAGTCACCCAAGTCTCACCCTTGCCAACACGTAGAGGAGGAAACACCAGGTGAGATGGGATCACTTGTGCTGGGATTCCAGAATCCCTtctgtttttttcacttcttttcctgCTCTAAGCTCTAAGTTGGGAGTTTGCTGGCCCTGACCACCCTCAAGGCAGCCCACAGCTGGATGTTAAAGCAGTCAGACCAGAGACGTGTGTACATCCATTTCACAACTTTCCTACTTGTTGCCTTTCTTCTTGAGTACCTGGTAAAAGTTTCTTTTGAAAAGTTACATCCTTGAGTTTGCTGAGCTTATTAGCACAGCAGTTCCCATCCTACAGGTTAAAGTGCCCTAGAGGGTCTCAGATTTATTGAAAGGGTCCTTGAATCCACACATACTCCAGGGTTTATTCTAGATGGACTTTAAGAAAAGCCAAGTACTCTCTTCATAATCCACAACAGTTTTGGATACTGGAAATCTTAGGTGGACAAAAGAGGTTGAAAGAGCAAAGCACCTTTGAGTTCAGGCCCAGCTATAATCTTGGTCATTCTAGCTCAGGACTGGGGAGGATATAAAGGCTAACATACACTGACCCTCCACTGCAGTGGAGTCTGAAAACTGACAGATgctactcccattttacagtaaGTAGGGGAACCATGATTCCTATTTATGTTGACTTGGCTTCTAAGCTGCATTGCCCTGGGACATGGAGTAGTGCCATGTGATTAATTATATGCTCTGTGAAATACAGAGTTTTATCCTCAGGCCAGTTGCCCATTCCAGCCCCTCACCCCGACTCCACTGGTGGtgatcttccctccctccccaaaccaTGGGGTTCCCACAGTGGAGTACAAGAGACAATTTGCTCCACATTGAccctttggggatggggatggggcgTTGATAGGACAAGGCAAGGTAAGGGACAGGGCAGAAGCTGGAATTAAGGCCCAGTTGAGAAAAGCCACATATTGGTGCCTCaggcctcccccttctctctgacCACCAGGGGGCAGCCCTTGCCTTGCCATGGCACCTCATTTCCACAGCCTCTGGTTAGATGGCCCTGAGGAGGCAGCCACTCCACTAAAAGAGAGTGGCTGAGTCACTCCTTCCCAGATTGTGAGGTACCGTGCTTGTCTAGGTGGTTCAGAGAGGTTCAATAATTTGTTCAAGATTATGTAACTAGTTTGTAGGGGAGCTGATCACAGCCTGACTTCAagtcagcattctttttttttttttgcggttgtgtcctcactgttgtgtcctctcccgttgtggagcgcaggctccggacgcgcaggctcagcggccatggctcatgggcccagccactccgcggcatgtgggatcttcccggaccggggcacgaacctgtgtcccctacatcggcagactctcaaccactgcgccaccagggaagccccaagccagcATTCTTAACCATAAAATTACTACTTCTCCAAAAGTGCTCCAAATCACTGCAGTGGAGATTAGGACTGCACAATCTATGGATGTATTGTGAAACAGCGAGAAACTcggacagaaagaaagaatatgtaCTGATATAAAAGGAGCCAGAGGGAAAATGTGTGGCGAGGGCTGGGCAGGCTTCACCCAGCATATCACACATCATCCTCTTTTCTCTGTGCTGTGTTATCTCATGTAGGTGTGTAATACATGTACAGGAGTGTGTTGCATACTCTTGTACTAATCCCTGCATAACCTTGGAGTTATGTGTAACGTAATGTGTATTTCATTTGGGTCTGTCATAATGCATTTCATGTAATGGGGGCACTTTGTgatttctcaataaatgttagctaaataatgaataaaataaaaaatgagtgaatTGACCAGTGGGTGATAAATCTGTGCAGAACACACCTGGTAAAGCAGACCTCTGCAAGAGGTGTGTTCCTTTAGTGGGGCTCTGAATGTGAATGCATCCGAACTTCCCCATCAGCGGCACTCACTCTGCCAATCCACCCAAGTCAACACATCCTAAGTGAAACAGACAAAGTCCCTGGCAACTCCCTGTCGCCACGACCAATCAACTGACTTCTGCTAATCCTCTCATTTATAGAATTTCTAGAGCAGCCCTGGGGGAGGGCCAGACTCGAAGGAAGGGAATGGATAGGGTGGACCTGGGTGCTATTGAGCCAAGGGGAGGGGAAGTAGGTTAGCTCTGAGCCCAGAAAGGCTCTTGGAGGCTGATTCTTGGTAAAGGGTTGGTCTTCTTGAACCTCAAAAGATAGTTGAACCACATCCTGGTCTCAcctatccacccacccaccctagCATCACCGGCCATCTAAGACCCCCCTCCCCCTCAAACACTTAGGCAACATGCCCACAGGCTGCCCCTACCTCCTAGTGACCCAGATATCACCGTCAGCAGCATCCTCTTTCCTCAGGGAGGCATGCGTCTGATGCCCCAGGCCCTAGGGCGTTGAGGTCCTTTGTAAGTGATGTGTCAGTCCTGTGTGTCACAGgaagctccccacccccatccagtgACCAAAGTCCTGGTCAGAACTAGTGGGTCGTTTTCCTCCACCCAGACCTCACTGCTCACGTCCCCCTCGTCAACAGGAACACCCTTCGACATGGCCCGGATGCTGTTCCTCATCTTCATCACGGTCCATCCAGGTGACAGGGGTTTCTCCCAGGACCCTGAggggtgtggggctgggaggatggAGGATGGGGGAGGCTGGACATAGATGTCCCAGGGGAGCAGGTTGGGTGGGGGCTGAAAGCAGGGCAtccctcaataaagctgatacCCAGTGGGCTTCCCCACTTCGCAGTTCCCTCCACGTCACCCGCTGGGAAGGTCATTCCCCAGCTTCCATCCTGGAACTCTTCCTTCCCAGCCACGTTCCTAACAAGATAAAGTTTAAAGAACCAGTAAAAAAGGgcttgaaggaaggaagggcttgAAGGAAGGGGTCAAATCTTTTTAAGGGGTCAGTTTTAATTCGATGAgtttaataaacttattaaacAAGGCTTATTATCTAGGGTCTAGATATAATTAGGAGTTTAGGAGATCTAATTAAATCTAAGTTAAGTTTCTTAATGAAACTGATTTTAATTGTCAGACATATTCATTGACTAAATTCAGTGTGGATTCCAGACCAGCATCAGCGTCAGCGGGGACCCAGGGCAAATTCTCAGGACCcactccagacccactgaatAAAAAATTCTGGGagtggggcctgggaatctgttttaacaagcacTCCAGGGGATTCCAACGTGCtctcaagtttgagaatcactgaaatAGAAGACTGATTGGTAAATTTCATTAACTAGAGAATTTAATCAAGAATTTTAATAATTGGTTTAATTCATCATTTTAGATAAGTTAAATAGGGATCCCAAGCAATTATAGCCATGTCTTCACCTGGAGATTTAATTAgttaatgctctttttttttttttgccatacgtgggcctctcaccgttatggcctctcccgctgcggagcacaggctccggacgcgcaggctcagcggccatggctcacgggcccagccgctccgcgccatgtgggatcttcccggaccggggtacgaacccgtgtcccctgcatcggcaggtggactctcaaccactgtgccaccagggaagccctagttaatgctctttaacaacaacaacaaaaagaacaaagtagcAAGGATGGTATGCAACAGAATGCTATTAGTACTAAGATAATACCTGGAATAATATAATTAATGGTATTAGTTAACTAGGCAGCCACGTTCATGAATGAGCTTCACTTTCACTGTGACAAGTTAAATTTCAGCAAAATGTTACTAGTGAATGGAACTGGAGAATGATgggagagggtgagggtgagAGTTGGtatgggaaagaatttgaaaaacaatttaataaGCAATGTTAAGAAATTAGATTGGTAAAGAGGAAAGGCTTAATGAGACATCTAAAGTGCTCGTCCCTCTAGGCCCTCTGTGGGTGGGGTACAGCAGGGATAGTGTACTGCAAGCtctcttgtcttttctctttggaGTAACTGGGGAGGCGTTTCTCTGGGTCTTCCCTCTGCCCCCGGGATCCTGTGCTCTCTGCGTGTCCCAGCCCCCTGAGATCCGTACCCAGGAGGGCACCCCTGCCTTCCTGCCCTGTTCCTTCAGTGCCAGCCAAGGGAAACTGGCCACTGGCATTGAAGTGGCCCcagggaaggaggtgaggagTGAGGCCGCAGCGTTCAGGGCCGcctggcccctctcccctcctcccgtGTCCTCTGTGGCCGCCAGGCTGAGCTACACATCTGGGACACCCGAGCCCGTGACGCCGGAGTCCGCGTGTGCAGGCTGGAGGTGCTGGGCCTGGGTGTCGGAACAGGGAACGGGACTCTGCTGGTTGTGGAGAAAGGTGAGGTGCTGGGAAGCTGTGCCTCCTTGGCCGGAGGCCCCACTGTCCCTGGTAGTCGAGTCAGAGTCCTTCCCTGAGGCCCACTGTCCTCCCTAAGCCTGTGCACGCTTCTTCCCAGGGCCTCCTTTCCTAAGCCCTTCTCCCCCTCGCCATCCCCACCCACATGCGGGACCTCCTCAGCTGGCTGCCGGCACAGTCTTCCTCCTTCGGGCTGGGTTCTATGCCTTCAGCTTTCTCTCAGTGGCCATGGGCAGCACCATCTATTACCAGGGCAAATGTGAGTAGTGGAGCCGGGACGATGGGCGCAGAGATGGGAGGGGCGCTGAGAGGGCTGGAGCAGGTGGAGACGGAGACCCCGAAGAGAAGGAAGCTGCAGCACTGAGCTGCTCCTGTGGCCTCTCCACCAGGCCACTGTCACGTGGGAGCACACTGCCACTCCTTGGATGGCCTCTGATGAGTGATTTCAGACCCCAGGGATCCCAAGTTCTTCAAGACACCCCCCAATAAATCCCTCTCTGCCCCACCATTAACCCCTTTTGTGTATTTCTTGCTCTAGATGACCCAATGTGCCCTTTCTGGGTTCTCCCAACTCTTACTCTCTCTTCTACCAAGTCTGGTCTGGAACGGTCCGAGGAGGGAGCGTCCCAGGACTGTGCCTAGAGTTCCCTCCCACCATCATCCTGAGACTCCACACCTCCTTCTCCCACCCAGGAGGCTAAGGTCCTTCGTCCTGAGAAAAGTGGAGTATCACACATGATTAGTTCTACTTCTCAATGGCCCACAGACAAATGCTCTTTTCTGGCCTTCAGGGGAGCTTGGGTCCCTAAACAGCCTTCTTCACCCAGTGGATCCCTGGTGGGTAAGAATGGGTGGGAGGGTAAGTTGCTTAGGTCTTGATGGTGGCCCTGTTGAGCTGGGGCTTGAGGTAGATGGAGAAGCCTGAGACACAGAGGGTGGCGAGACCATGGTCTTTACTGGGTCTTTACTGGTCTTTACAGCATGGCCCTGACCACCCGCCTGGGCTGGACGAGGCGTCTGGGGGTGCTCAGATGGGTTTGTTCTTGGCAATGCAGGCGTAGTCCGTGCTGGGGTCCTCCTTGCTGCCTTCCCTTTCTTGGTTGCCGAGGTCAGGTCCCTCCCGTTCAGGCAGCCTCAGCAGGGACGCATAGTGGGGCTCCTGTTGCGAGAGCTGGGCCTGGGGCCGGGACAGAGGGTGCTGACGGGAGGTGCCCAGGAGCCTCCCTCCCCTGACGCTGCCCTCTGAGTTCTCACTGCTCCCCTGCCCCACTTTCTTACCTCATTGCCTCTATTTGCGcgctctctccccctctctctctctttccgtctctctctcttgtcctttTCCCTTTGTGTCTCTCTTACTCTCTCACTCTCCCCCTCTATCACTCTTAATCTCCTTCTCTtactttttctcttgatttctctCATTTGCCCTgtgtctctctcattctctctctgatTTTTGCCTCTCacttttgtctctctctccctcatttcttcctctctctcctttctgtcttatttcttctttccatctctacccctttcctttcctctcttct
The DNA window shown above is from Phocoena phocoena chromosome 10, mPhoPho1.1, whole genome shotgun sequence and carries:
- the NCR3 gene encoding LOW QUALITY PROTEIN: natural cytotoxicity triggering receptor 3 (The sequence of the model RefSeq protein was modified relative to this genomic sequence to represent the inferred CDS: inserted 1 base in 1 codon), producing the protein MARMLFLIFITVHPGSCALCVSQPPEIRTQEGTPAFLPCSFSASQGKLATGIEVAPGKEVRSEAAAFXGRLAPLPSSRVLCGRQAELHIWDTRARDAGVRVCRLEVLGLGVGTGNGTLLVVEKGPPQLAAGTVFLLRAGFYAFSFLSVAMGSTIYYQGKCHCHVGAHCHSLDGL